From a single Gammaproteobacteria bacterium genomic region:
- a CDS encoding SDR family oxidoreductase encodes MSLLKKRLIIIGGTSRIGLATAKLVASQSMQLVITGFNPIDQSLKDTLPKDTQFYQLDIANEDAVQTFFKSIGEFDYLTTPGSMVPKGSFLTMETIRAKSGFNSKYWGQYYAAKYGTPHIRRGGAIVLFSGMVSQKPQKNLVVMASVNSAVEGLGRALAIELAPIRVNVVAPGIIDTPRYKTMPEDDRQAMFNQLSEKIPVGHIGQANEVAEVVLLLLNNTFMTGQTIFVDGGHLLI; translated from the coding sequence ATGTCGTTATTAAAAAAACGTTTAATTATTATAGGCGGAACTTCAAGAATAGGATTGGCAACTGCTAAGTTAGTAGCAAGTCAAAGCATGCAATTGGTAATTACTGGTTTTAATCCTATTGATCAGTCACTAAAAGATACATTACCTAAGGATACTCAATTTTACCAATTAGATATTGCAAACGAAGACGCAGTGCAAACTTTTTTTAAGAGTATTGGAGAATTTGATTATCTTACTACGCCTGGTTCTATGGTTCCAAAAGGGTCATTCTTAACAATGGAAACTATTCGCGCGAAATCAGGCTTCAATAGTAAATATTGGGGGCAATACTATGCAGCTAAATATGGCACACCCCACATCCGTCGCGGTGGGGCTATTGTTTTATTTTCTGGCATGGTTTCTCAAAAACCTCAAAAGAATTTAGTCGTGATGGCATCTGTTAATAGTGCTGTGGAAGGGTTAGGACGTGCATTAGCTATTGAACTTGCTCCAATCCGAGTTAACGTTGTTGCGCCCGGTATTATCGACACGCCACGATATAAAACAATGCCAGAGGACGATAGGCAAGCGATGTTTAATCAATTATCTGAAAAAATTCCAGTGGGTCATATCGGTCAAGCGAATGAAGTTGCTGAAGTAGTTCTGTTATTATTAAATAATACGTTTATGACAGGCCAAACCATATTTGTTGATGGCGGCCATTTATTAATTTAA
- a CDS encoding nicotinamide-nucleotide amidohydrolase family protein: MNQEINLLIIKIGQHFKEKNLSLVTAESCTGGGLAYQISKEPKSSSILERGYITYSNPAKESLLNVKPTTLQMHGAVSKEVAVEMAAGALKNSQAQVSIAITGIAGPDKVPHANNESQAEGTVWISYIDVFGNQITKKKDIKGTRAQFIDLVIIFSLQILADQSKHLLN, encoded by the coding sequence ATGAATCAGGAAATTAATCTTTTAATTATCAAGATTGGTCAACATTTTAAAGAAAAAAATCTTTCTTTGGTTACAGCAGAATCATGTACCGGTGGGGGGCTTGCATATCAAATAAGCAAAGAGCCTAAATCCTCATCTATTTTAGAGCGCGGCTACATCACTTACTCTAATCCTGCTAAAGAAAGTTTACTTAACGTTAAACCTACCACATTACAAATGCATGGCGCGGTTAGTAAAGAAGTTGCGGTGGAAATGGCTGCGGGAGCTCTCAAGAATAGTCAAGCTCAGGTAAGCATTGCCATTACGGGCATAGCAGGCCCAGACAAAGTTCCACACGCAAATAATGAATCTCAAGCAGAAGGCACGGTTTGGATTAGTTACATCGATGTTTTTGGAAATCAAATTACCAAAAAAAAAGATATAAAAGGTACTAGAGCTCAATTTATTGATCTAGTGATAATATTTTCATTACAAATACTTGCAGACCAATCTAAACATTTATTGAATTAA
- the argH gene encoding argininosuccinate lyase, whose protein sequence is MNKLWGGRFSEATDHTVETYTASIAFDHQLAQFDILGSLAHVAMLKQSQVINEKEYLAINQGLHSILNKLKQGSLTFHDEDEDIHMNVERMLLQEIGEVAGKLHTARSRNDQVALDMHLYLRQQTCTIVQKLLGLREVLLELAEKHQTIIMPAYTHLQRAQPVKLAHYWLAYEAMLARDTARLKEAWTRINLSPLGAAALTGSTFPIDPHYVATLLAFDDTYHNTLDAVSDRDFVIEFVSDAALIMMHLSRLSEELILWSSQEFNFISMHQSFCTGSSIMPQKKNPDVAELGRGKTGRVYGALFSLLTLFKGLPLAYNKDMQEDKEPVFDVIKTVDQTLSIYTRMLASVSINEANMLAATKDGHLNATAMAEYLVKKDLPFRQAHAVIGKMVAYCDEKNTQLEALSLTEMQTFSPLITDDVYHAIEIRNIQTQGFQTLPETLRQQKEKCTIDRHFLQDKEVMLSNVYNAFGL, encoded by the coding sequence ATGAATAAATTATGGGGTGGACGTTTCAGTGAAGCCACTGACCATACGGTAGAAACTTACACAGCATCGATCGCATTTGATCACCAACTCGCGCAGTTTGATATTTTAGGTAGTCTCGCGCATGTTGCAATGCTAAAGCAATCCCAAGTGATTAACGAAAAAGAATACCTTGCTATCAATCAAGGCTTGCACAGCATTCTAAATAAATTAAAGCAAGGTTCCCTCACATTTCATGATGAAGATGAAGATATTCATATGAATGTGGAACGCATGCTCTTGCAAGAAATTGGTGAGGTGGCCGGTAAACTCCATACGGCTCGCAGTCGGAATGATCAAGTTGCTTTAGATATGCATCTTTATTTAAGACAGCAAACTTGTACCATCGTTCAAAAATTACTGGGGTTACGCGAAGTTTTATTAGAACTTGCGGAGAAGCATCAAACGATTATTATGCCTGCCTACACGCACTTGCAGCGTGCTCAACCCGTTAAACTTGCGCACTATTGGTTGGCTTACGAAGCGATGTTAGCGCGAGATACAGCACGTTTAAAAGAGGCTTGGACGCGAATTAACTTGTCACCGCTCGGAGCCGCTGCATTAACAGGCTCAACTTTTCCTATTGATCCACACTATGTCGCGACCTTATTGGCTTTTGATGATACTTATCACAACACGTTAGATGCCGTCAGTGATCGTGATTTTGTTATCGAATTTGTAAGCGATGCCGCCTTGATCATGATGCATCTTTCTCGTTTAAGTGAAGAATTGATTTTGTGGTCATCACAAGAATTTAATTTTATTTCAATGCACCAATCATTTTGTACTGGCAGTAGTATTATGCCGCAAAAGAAAAATCCTGACGTTGCAGAATTAGGTCGTGGTAAAACGGGTCGTGTTTATGGCGCGCTGTTTTCTTTGCTGACTTTATTCAAAGGATTACCACTCGCTTATAACAAAGATATGCAAGAAGACAAAGAGCCTGTTTTTGATGTCATAAAAACAGTCGATCAAACACTTAGTATTTATACGCGCATGCTTGCAAGCGTCTCCATTAACGAAGCGAACATGTTGGCGGCAACGAAAGATGGCCACTTGAATGCAACTGCCATGGCAGAATATTTAGTGAAAAAAGATTTACCATTTCGTCAAGCTCATGCAGTCATTGGTAAAATGGTTGCGTATTGTGATGAGAAAAATACACAATTAGAAGCTTTATCGCTAACTGAAATGCAAACCTTCTCTCCACTCATTACGGATGATGTTTATCACGCCATCGAAATCCGCAATATTCAAACGCAAGGCTTCCAAACTTTACCGGAAACTTTGCGCCAACAAAAAGAAAAGTGCACGATCGACCGACATTTTTTACAGGACAAGGAAGTAATGCTTAGCAATGTTTATAACGCATTTGGACTTTAA
- a CDS encoding ester cyclase, producing the protein MKFLNLFNSIFFTLIMMGAIQIASATEMNKREWVKPKSITIDKSLNKSTAKQMLDTAQLYYTFWNSGNTKYLDAVLSPNFIDHTLPQGRPQGPEGLKLASKTFRQAVPNLSCSLDDLLIVGEMVTARLLFEGTFAGEFKGHPPTNKPVKFLAIDILHIKEGKIIEDWHLEDNLTLMQQLNAVKIQ; encoded by the coding sequence ATGAAATTTTTAAATTTATTTAATTCAATTTTTTTTACTCTTATCATGATGGGTGCCATACAAATCGCATCCGCAACTGAAATGAATAAAAGGGAGTGGGTCAAACCTAAATCAATTACCATAGATAAATCACTAAACAAATCAACCGCCAAACAAATGCTTGATACTGCCCAACTTTATTATACATTTTGGAATTCAGGGAACACGAAGTACCTTGATGCAGTACTTTCCCCAAATTTTATCGATCACACATTACCTCAAGGCCGTCCGCAAGGTCCAGAGGGTTTAAAGCTTGCTTCAAAAACTTTTCGCCAAGCCGTTCCAAATCTCTCCTGCTCCTTAGATGATTTATTAATCGTTGGAGAAATGGTGACCGCGCGTTTACTTTTTGAAGGCACTTTTGCTGGAGAATTTAAAGGACATCCGCCGACCAATAAACCAGTCAAATTTTTAGCGATTGATATCTTACATATTAAAGAAGGTAAGATTATTGAAGATTGGCATTTAGAAGACAATTTAACTTTAATGCAACAACTGAATGCCGTGAAAATTCAATAA
- the apaG gene encoding Co2+/Mg2+ efflux protein ApaG, which translates to MMNEKLPKIIVTTAPSFVAEQSDPAIRKFVWSYDITINNESQSIVQLLTRYWKLVDMTGKIEEIQGVGVVGLQPLLKPDQPFTYRSFCQLATPQGTMEGFYVVQDLVGNQFEVAVPKFMLTAPISLAEPDRSKLH; encoded by the coding sequence ATGATGAATGAAAAATTACCCAAAATTATTGTAACGACTGCGCCTAGTTTTGTAGCTGAGCAATCAGACCCTGCGATTCGTAAATTTGTTTGGTCTTATGACATTACCATCAACAATGAAAGTCAATCCATTGTTCAGTTACTTACTCGTTATTGGAAGTTGGTTGATATGACGGGTAAGATTGAGGAAATTCAAGGTGTGGGTGTTGTGGGTTTGCAACCGCTACTTAAACCAGATCAACCTTTTACTTATCGGAGTTTCTGCCAACTCGCCACTCCACAAGGAACAATGGAAGGCTTCTATGTCGTGCAAGATCTTGTGGGCAATCAATTTGAAGTAGCCGTGCCTAAGTTCATGCTAACCGCACCTATTAGTCTAGCCGAACCTGATCGTTCTAAATTGCATTAA
- a CDS encoding polysaccharide deacetylase family protein, with protein sequence MTKKSLRSYWPNKAKLAISISMQFEAGGQPDRGVESPFSGTPLPSEYPDLPAQTWFEYGYLEGIPRLLELWDKYDIKVTSHMVGKAVLANPDLAKEIVKRGHEAAAHGMSWESQYNMKREQEKKFIADGVKAIQKVTGVTAVGYNCNWLRRSVNTIEILQALGFLYHIDDVSRDHPFIIQANKHPFVVVPYTLRCNDIVLFEGRHFSPDNFFQTLKYEFDQLYSEGNSRQRMMSISTHDRIGGTPSVVKALDKFLDYASKHRGIWFARKDEIANWTLKNQ encoded by the coding sequence ATGACAAAAAAATCTTTGCGATCATATTGGCCTAATAAAGCTAAATTAGCGATATCAATTTCTATGCAATTTGAAGCAGGAGGCCAACCTGATCGCGGCGTTGAAAGCCCATTCTCAGGTACTCCCTTACCGAGTGAATATCCTGACTTGCCAGCTCAAACTTGGTTTGAATATGGTTATCTAGAAGGTATTCCACGTCTATTGGAGTTATGGGATAAGTATGACATCAAAGTAACCTCTCACATGGTCGGTAAAGCAGTCCTTGCGAATCCTGATTTAGCGAAAGAAATTGTTAAAAGAGGTCATGAAGCTGCTGCCCACGGTATGAGCTGGGAATCTCAATATAATATGAAGAGAGAACAGGAAAAAAAATTTATAGCTGATGGTGTGAAAGCTATTCAAAAGGTAACAGGGGTAACGGCAGTGGGTTACAATTGTAATTGGTTAAGACGCAGTGTCAATACAATTGAAATCTTACAAGCGTTAGGTTTTCTTTATCATATCGATGATGTTAGTCGTGACCATCCCTTCATCATTCAAGCCAATAAGCATCCATTTGTTGTCGTTCCTTATACTTTGAGATGCAATGATATTGTTTTATTTGAAGGACGACATTTTTCACCGGATAATTTTTTCCAAACACTGAAATATGAGTTTGATCAACTTTATTCAGAAGGCAATTCTCGGCAACGCATGATGTCGATTAGCACGCACGATAGAATTGGCGGAACACCTTCTGTCGTTAAAGCGCTGGATAAGTTTTTAGATTATGCAAGCAAGCACCGCGGCATTTGGTTTGCACGTAAAGATGAAATTGCTAACTGGACTCTAAAAAACCAATAA
- a CDS encoding J domain-containing protein gives MSTSRNYYDVLGVSAFATPEVIKAAYHKKILMLHPDKHPVAISEDSTLFQEVQIAYETLSDVVKRSDYDLSHLTGSSTPDYEVSSSVDPDELDITQNEYYFLHSIAEDIGLDLSYITECYKKDDGRYDRLSGLRVYLENFKTKSNPALSINEALNTTDQEMTNLITCTILIEERYLSMDQAKALSETERLAIATIPIEGHYIKRWCEAAMQKLKALNVPNTAQQSEMPTTQLTQTHTIFFKAQPTRKPKVVIKDSFIGDLARYTGLNENYLQQCYNQDSDVFSKISLLKSYLHNFHKKQSLPALSLEEVSKLTDQQVTNLYTAYDLVKHSLLSLKEAKDLTSGEQHCLAITSIYPNQLSWANEAYENLLNFRNESQLNFNRGRF, from the coding sequence ATGTCAACATCGAGAAATTATTACGACGTTTTAGGGGTCAGTGCTTTTGCAACGCCTGAGGTTATAAAAGCTGCCTATCATAAAAAAATTCTAATGCTCCATCCTGACAAACACCCTGTTGCGATTTCGGAAGATAGTACGCTATTTCAAGAAGTTCAGATCGCTTACGAAACGCTTTCCGATGTCGTTAAACGTTCTGACTATGACTTAAGTCATTTGACAGGATCATCCACACCCGATTATGAAGTATCTTCCTCAGTAGATCCTGATGAGTTAGACATTACACAAAATGAATATTATTTTCTCCATTCCATAGCTGAAGATATCGGTTTAGATTTATCTTACATCACAGAATGTTATAAAAAAGATGATGGACGTTATGATAGATTGTCTGGATTAAGGGTTTATTTAGAAAATTTTAAAACAAAATCTAATCCTGCATTGAGTATTAATGAAGCGCTCAATACAACGGATCAAGAAATGACTAATTTAATCACTTGTACAATTTTGATTGAGGAAAGGTATTTGAGTATGGATCAAGCTAAAGCTTTGTCCGAAACAGAACGCCTCGCTATTGCTACAATCCCTATTGAAGGTCATTATATTAAGCGGTGGTGTGAAGCGGCCATGCAAAAGTTAAAAGCCTTGAATGTGCCCAACACAGCGCAACAATCAGAAATGCCTACTACGCAACTTACTCAGACGCACACCATTTTCTTTAAAGCACAGCCCACACGTAAACCAAAGGTAGTCATTAAAGATAGTTTTATTGGCGACCTGGCTCGATATACGGGTTTAAACGAAAACTATTTACAGCAATGTTATAATCAAGATAGCGATGTATTCAGCAAAATTTCCTTACTAAAAAGTTATTTGCATAACTTCCATAAAAAACAGTCTTTGCCCGCATTGTCTTTAGAGGAAGTTTCAAAGCTAACCGACCAACAAGTAACAAACTTATATACTGCCTATGACTTAGTGAAGCATAGCTTGCTCTCTTTAAAAGAAGCAAAAGATTTGACTTCTGGTGAACAACATTGTCTTGCAATTACTTCGATATATCCCAATCAATTAAGTTGGGCGAATGAAGCTTACGAAAATCTTTTAAATTTCCGCAATGAATCGCAGCTTAACTTCAATCGTGGTAGATTTTAG
- a CDS encoding argininosuccinate synthase: MRKKIILAYSGGLDTSCAIKWLQEKYGYDVIAVAMDVGEGKDLIPIQEKALKIGAIGSHVLALQDTFADEYLLPALQANALYEGTYPLISALSRPLIAKSLVEIAQKEHASAVAHGCTGKGNDQVRFDVSISALDPTLDIIAPARENPLAREDAILYAKANAIPLPIELNNPFSIDQNLWGRSCECGVLEDPWVAPPEEAYALTRSIQNAPEQAEEVTLDFVRGCPVALNGEKKSLASLIQALNLIAGTHGVGRIDHIENRLVGIKSREVYEAPAAMTLIAAHRALEALTLTREVAQCKPFIEIQFANMIYNGLWFSELKSVLQAFITETQKYVTGKVRIRLHKGHAIVVGRESPYSLYDKQLATYASDDQFDHHAALGFIKLWGLPTVTQHQVLKRNDNNE, encoded by the coding sequence ATGCGTAAAAAAATTATTCTAGCTTATTCTGGGGGCCTTGATACTTCTTGCGCCATAAAATGGCTTCAAGAAAAATATGGTTACGATGTCATTGCTGTCGCCATGGATGTAGGAGAAGGCAAAGATTTAATTCCCATCCAAGAAAAAGCGCTCAAAATTGGTGCAATTGGAAGTCATGTCTTAGCGTTACAAGACACATTTGCTGATGAATATTTACTACCAGCGCTGCAAGCGAATGCCTTATATGAAGGAACCTATCCGCTCATCTCCGCTCTCTCTCGACCCCTCATTGCAAAATCTTTGGTTGAAATTGCGCAAAAAGAACACGCTAGTGCCGTGGCACACGGTTGCACAGGCAAAGGAAATGATCAAGTCCGCTTTGATGTTAGCATTAGCGCGCTTGATCCAACGCTTGATATTATTGCACCCGCTCGCGAAAACCCCCTCGCCCGCGAAGATGCTATCCTTTATGCCAAAGCGAATGCTATTCCTTTACCCATTGAATTAAATAATCCATTTAGCATCGATCAAAATTTATGGGGAAGAAGTTGTGAATGTGGCGTTTTAGAAGATCCGTGGGTCGCGCCCCCTGAAGAAGCTTATGCACTCACGCGCTCTATTCAAAATGCGCCAGAGCAAGCAGAAGAGGTAACTCTTGATTTTGTTCGAGGCTGTCCTGTGGCACTAAATGGTGAAAAAAAATCTTTGGCTTCGCTTATCCAAGCGTTAAATCTTATAGCAGGTACGCATGGGGTAGGCCGCATTGACCATATTGAAAACCGCTTAGTGGGGATTAAATCAAGAGAAGTTTACGAAGCGCCCGCTGCTATGACGCTCATTGCAGCTCATCGCGCCCTTGAAGCCCTTACCTTGACGCGTGAAGTTGCTCAATGCAAACCCTTTATTGAAATTCAATTTGCTAATATGATTTACAATGGGCTATGGTTTTCAGAACTTAAATCCGTATTACAAGCTTTTATTACTGAGACGCAAAAGTATGTTACTGGGAAAGTCCGTATACGATTGCATAAAGGCCATGCCATAGTGGTGGGGCGTGAATCACCTTATTCTTTATATGATAAACAATTAGCAACTTATGCAAGTGATGATCAATTTGATCATCATGCGGCGCTTGGATTTATTAAATTGTGGGGTTTGCCAACTGTTACGCAGCATCAAGTATTGAAAAGGAATGATAATAATGAATAA